AAAGAGGAGAGAGGGAGGGCAGATTTTCCCTTCGAGATAAGTCAGGACAAGTTAGGTTTCCttcaggagaaaaaaaaaaggcaagtTAGGTTTGACTTTATGCTCGTAACCTATTTTCTCGTTCAGTGAAGATACATTGGGGCCTAGATATTTACTCCATGGCTTGATGATCTACTTTTGCAAGAATATTAAATAGATCTTTGGATACCTGTAAAGGGCCAAGAAATCCGGCTAGTGTTTTTATGTGAAATTTTGGATTATTATTACTTTCCTATCTACATTTGATGGATGGTTTTgaaacaaaaaattttatgatgactcAAGCAAAAAGCATTCTATGAATGCTCCCATCTCATTGCGCAATTTGGAACCTACAAAGAAGGCAATTTTTATGCTCAGTAACATATGtaaataatatcattttacaaatattatttttattgtggGACAGTGGGAGAAGAAGGATTTCCCCCAACAATTtattaagagaaagaaaagaatgcaCAAGAAGAATTAAGGCCAACTTCTTGGGGGCAAAAATACTTAAAGAGTTCTTCTAATAGCTAGACGACTCTCCTGTACTCTTGGTTAGCATAAATTTCCCCATAGAAGAAAGGAATGGAGGGTCTTGCGGAACACTACATTAATGGAGCATTTTTTTCCTCAGAAAAATTCTGGAATTCTTCTCCGGCCACACATGCCAACAGAAACCGTAGCCACTCGGTCCCAAGCTCCTCTCCCTTGGGATTTTACTCTTTTACGTCTCCATGATGACCATAAGTCCTGAATATTAGGCAGCCAACCTCTGATTTTGAGATATAGTTTGAGAGAGAACCAAATGCTCCATGAAAATGGGCACCTAACAAAGAAATGGGATACCTTTTCAGTATTTGCCTCACACAGCGGATAGCTTGTAGAGAGTATCCATCCTTTCTTCCCTGACATCTCTCCCGTGGGCAATTTGTTTTTCAGAGCAAGCCACATAAATACCCTCAATCTTTAAGGTAAAGACTGCCTTTCAGATGACTCTATAGAATGGTCAAAGCGTGCCGCCATTGTTGATAAATCTGTAGTATGAATCCCCCGAGGAGTTCCCATTACCTGTGAGTTTCACAAAAAGGGGCACCTGCAAGCTCTTGTTCCCTTTAGCCTTTCTTTTCCGAAAAATATTATATCTAATCACAGATATGGCATAACAGAGGTCCTGACTCTTGTTTCCCCCACTAAATATGTTTCTAAAGCTCGTCATCTGGCTTCTCCCCCTAAGATTTGCAGTCTCGAGCGAAGATGGCTTCACCTTCAGCGGATTCATCGGTGCAAACCTTAGTCGGGACGGCGCCGCAGTGGTGACCCCCGAGGGACTCCTGAGACTGACCAATACCACAGACCAAACCAAGGGCCATGCCTTCTACCCTGTTCCcctccacttccggccatctccGACCGCTAATGTCCTCACCTTCTCCACCACCTTTGTCTTTGGTATAGTCACCGAATACAATGGGTTCAGTAGCCATGGCTTTGCCTTCTTCATCTCCCCATCCAATGACCTGTCCACAGCTCTGGGAGTTCAGTATCTGGGCCTCTTTAACTCGAGCAGCAATGGCGATCCATCTAACCATATCATTGCAGTCGAATTCGACACAATACTCAACCCTGAATTCGAAGACATCAATGACAACCATGTCGGTATCGATGTCAATAGCTTGATATCCAACAAATCCTCCACAGCAGGCTATTTTAGCGACCAGGgcaatgaattgaagaacctcagCCTCGTCAGTGTGGAACCCATGCAAGTCTGGGTAGAGTACGATGGCATCAAAATGCAATTTAGCGTTACGTTGTCTCCTATGGGAACATCCAAACCCAATCATCCTCTCCTGTCTTCTACCATCAATCTTTCGAGCATCATGTTCGACGCCATGTATGTGGGCTTCAGTGGGTCTCAAGGTCTCAGTAGATCATCCCATTATATTCTAGGTTGGAGTATGAAGATTGATGGAAGAGCCAATGACCTCAACCTCTCAAGTCTACCTTCACTTCCTCGACGGAACAACCTCGAGAAGGGAGCAAACCATTTGAGAGCTTGGTTGCCATCTTCGTTATCTGTGATTGTATTGATGGCTGTCGCTCTTGCAACTTTCATGGTAATAAGAAAGAGGAAGTTTGCAGAGTTGGTCGAAGATTGGGAGGTTCAATATGGGCCACACCGGTTCTCGTACAAGGACTTGTACATGGCGACCAAGGGATTCGCAGACAAAGAACTTCTTGGCTCCGGAGGCTTCGGCCGAGTCTACAGGGGAACCTTGCGCACTTCCAACATGGAAGTTGCTGTCAAAAGAGTTTCCCATGAGTCTAGACAGGGAATGAGGGAGTTCATAGCCGAGATTGTGAGCATGGGCCAACTCCGGCATCGAAATCTGGTGCAACTTCTAGGATATTGCCGCCAGCGAAACGGCGAGCTTCTTCTGGTCTACGAGTTCATGCCTAATGGCAGCCTCGACAAGCTCCTCTTCGGCATGGATGGGTTCATCCTTGACTGGCGACAGAGGCTTCGAATCATCAAAGGTGTGGCCTCGGGCCTCCTATACCTGCATCAAGGCTGGGAGAAGGTAGTGATTCACAGAGATATCAAGGCCAGCAATGTGCTGCTAGACAGTGAGATGAATGGAAGGCTCGGTGACTTCGGCCTGGCCAGATTATATGATCATGGGACAGATCCTCATACCACTCATGTCGTCGGAACTATGGGCTATATTGCACCGGAACTCACGAGAACCGGCAAGGCGACCACCGGCACCGACGTCTTCGCTTTCGGAGTTTTCCTTCTCGAGGTTGCCTGTGGAAGGAAGCCGCTGGACCTAGGAGCACCggaagaggaggaagtgttggtggATTGGGTGGTGGCGAATTGGCAGAGAGGAGAAATCCTCGATTCATGCGATCGGAGATTGGCAGGAGAATATCAAGTGGAGGAAATGGAATTAGTGTTGAAACTTGGTCTGCTCTCTTGCCACCCGTTGCCTGGGGCAAGGCCGAGCATGCAGCGAGTGATGCACATACTGGATGGCCATGTTCCCCTGCCAGAATTTTCGCCCAGTTATCTGAGTGATAGCATCATGGAGTTCCTTACTGATGAAGGGTTTGATGATAATATGGCATCCTATCCATCATCCGCATATGTAAGCTCAGAGGTTTCAGGAGGTCGCTGATTCAATGGGGAAACCTGTGTTACCGGCTTCTGAATAATTACCAATGTTGTATttatcttccttttctttttttttttttttttttcttttttggatggAAGTTGGATTTAGAATATTCTGTTAGAATTTTCTCGAGTAGCAGCATTGATATGCCCACAAAATCATGCCTACCATCCTTGATGGCAGCCGATCCAGAGCTCATAAAACTCTGTTTTAGCTAATTATATTTTAGTCTATCATAGACCAATTCTCTGGCCCTTGGTGGTGAAGCGCATAGGTGATATGTTTACTCTGTTTTCGTGTAGAGATGGATGAAACTCTTTGCAGCCTTTGCAACGAAAGCAGAATGGAAGAAGCAATTCTAGTAGGTTTCATACTTTAGGTCCGTTTGGTTTAGTGCAAGTGGGTGAGCAGGAGCCCACTTCACTACTGGACCTGGTGTTGGACCACGTCCCGGTGCCGGAGCCGGTTATGAACTCCCTCATCCTTTACCTAGACTCATGTGGAACTATTTTATACGTCGATTTAGAAGAGACGCAGTGCTTCTTCGGTCCAAAATTACCTACCACAAGAACCGTACCTGTGACATCATATGACATTAATGAGTGACCACTTGACCCCTTGGAAACTCCTCATGTTGCACACCCTTTCATTGACAAAGTCCTCCAACGGGCAGTTGTAGGACATAGCTGTTGCGATTATTATTGTAGAAATATGCATCGCAGATGATGGTACTTCCATTGACAGAGCCCATCAACAGGTAGCTGTAGGCCATGGTTGTTGAGATTATTATTCTACAAATATGTATCATGGATTGAACGGTGAGGTCTTCATGGTCATACTTGTTTGTCTTTAATCCAGTGACGTGCATCTCAAGTTCGACCGATTATTCAGGTGAATGTCACATTTCGAATCCAACAATCGATTCAGATACGTGATGACCACATACTTTTTAGAACAGatcttaaagaatatgcaagactaaaatatttcattacaacctcaatatccataatatctaatttcaataataactaataaaatttatataattacaaattaaatttcttcaatcttctgatcacatactatgacactctatctatccatctgctcacccataaattcaagccatagccaatcataaacatcctgtatctctgaggaaaaaaagaaagatgaaggagtatgagctttacagcccagtaagaattcccatatcacaccaatacaataatataatctgaaaataagaataagcaataaaacataaaatctcatgttcaatattcagaataattcaaatatctataaattatctatcttgtcaaaagagatgcatcatcatatattaatgagtgaaatatttttgttcaacaattgtttctcgTCTtgcctttcatttctcttttgattatcatataatctttaacctttttttttgactttggactaaccaagtctatacctcagtcatcatccgaatcaattttcacttaaaaacctttcaaggctgtcccaagatgagctTCTGACCGACTATCTCACGTACGAAAGcctgtgagaggctgtcccaggcataagctcctggcggactgtcctaagtatgagctcctgaccggctgatccacctataagctaGTGGGGGCTGTCTCAGGTataagctcctagcgggctgtcccaagcataagctcctgaccggctgtcccaggcataagctcc
This genomic window from Elaeis guineensis isolate ETL-2024a chromosome 13, EG11, whole genome shotgun sequence contains:
- the LOC105055898 gene encoding L-type lectin-domain containing receptor kinase SIT2-like; amino-acid sequence: MFLKLVIWLLPLRFAVSSEDGFTFSGFIGANLSRDGAAVVTPEGLLRLTNTTDQTKGHAFYPVPLHFRPSPTANVLTFSTTFVFGIVTEYNGFSSHGFAFFISPSNDLSTALGVQYLGLFNSSSNGDPSNHIIAVEFDTILNPEFEDINDNHVGIDVNSLISNKSSTAGYFSDQGNELKNLSLVSVEPMQVWVEYDGIKMQFSVTLSPMGTSKPNHPLLSSTINLSSIMFDAMYVGFSGSQGLSRSSHYILGWSMKIDGRANDLNLSSLPSLPRRNNLEKGANHLRAWLPSSLSVIVLMAVALATFMVIRKRKFAELVEDWEVQYGPHRFSYKDLYMATKGFADKELLGSGGFGRVYRGTLRTSNMEVAVKRVSHESRQGMREFIAEIVSMGQLRHRNLVQLLGYCRQRNGELLLVYEFMPNGSLDKLLFGMDGFILDWRQRLRIIKGVASGLLYLHQGWEKVVIHRDIKASNVLLDSEMNGRLGDFGLARLYDHGTDPHTTHVVGTMGYIAPELTRTGKATTGTDVFAFGVFLLEVACGRKPLDLGAPEEEEVLVDWVVANWQRGEILDSCDRRLAGEYQVEEMELVLKLGLLSCHPLPGARPSMQRVMHILDGHVPLPEFSPSYLSDSIMEFLTDEGFDDNMASYPSSAYVSSEVSGGR